The following DNA comes from Bradyrhizobium sp. SK17.
CATGAACGGGAACGGATCGCCCGACCATAGCAACGAAACTGCGAAAGGGAAAAGAACGTGTTGTGCGCGCGCGGACGCGTCCCGGACGGTTCATGTCGCGAGAACGAAGGAGCTGATTCACAGCTCGTGCAACATCCTCGCCATCGTCCCGGCGCAGGCCGGGACCCATCACCCCAAATGCAGATTGGTGCACGATGCCGGCGAACCGAGTCCCGCTTGCAAGTCGTGCTGCGGCGTATGGGTCCCGGCCTGCGCCGGGACGACGATGACACGATGAAGTGCGCGGTCGTTAGACCGGCTTGCCGGTATACGGCATCGATGCCGTCAGGCCGCCGTCGACCGGGATGGCCTGGCCGTTGACGTAGGAGGCTTCGTCGCTGGCCAGGAACAGCCCCATCGCGGCGAGTTCGTGCGGCTGGCCGGGGCGCTTCAGCGGATTGAGCTGGCCGATCTTGTCCTGGGTGCCGCGCTCCTTGGCGCGGTCGAACACCGGCTTGGTCATGCCGGTCTCGATCAGGCCGGGGCAGACCGCGTTGACGCGCACGCCGGTGCCGGAGAGCGAGTAGGCGGTGGTCTGCACCAGGCTGATGACGCCGGCCTTGCTCGCGCCGTAGGGATGTCCGCTGGCGCCGGCCTTCAGGCCCGCGACCGACGCGGTGAGGATGATCGAGCCAAAGCCCTGCTTGGTCATGTGCGGAATCGAATGCTTGATCGCGAGGAACGGGCCGATCAAATTGACGCGCAGCACCTCCTGCCAATGCTCGGGGGTCTGATCGGCGAGCGGAACGAGGCCGCCGCTGACGCCGGCATTGGCCCAGATCGCGTCGAGCTTGCCGTACTTCGAAACCGCCTTCTCGATGAAGGCCTTCACGTCGCTCTCCGATCCCGCATCGGCGGTCACGGCTTCGACGGTGCCGCCGGCATCGCGCACCAGCTTCGCGGTCTCGTTGACGCCATCGGTACGGTCGACCGCAATCAGTCTCGCGCCTTCCCTGGTGAACAGCAGCGACGCCGCGCGGCCGATGCCGCTGCCGGCGCCGGTGATGATTACGGATTTGCCTTCGAGGCGGCCCATGAGGTTCTCCCTGTTCACGTGGTCCGTGGCGCCTTTGCCGCGCGACGGAATTCAAACAAAATTTCAAACGTCCGAAGCACTTGAGACGGTGTGCGGCGTGACGTACAGCGACGGGGGACAGTATTGAAGGGCTCATCCGATGTCCAATCCAGACAAGCCAAACGTGACGGTGACGCGGTGGTGGTGGATTCGCCACGCGCCGGTGCGCAGCGACGGCGGCAACATCTACGGCCAAGAGGACATCGACTGCGACACCGGCGACGTCGAAGTGTTCGAGGCAGTTGCCAAGATGCTGCCGCGCGACGCGGTCTGGTATTCGAGCAACCTCAAGCGCACGCACCAGACCGCAGAAGCGATCTGGGCCGCTGGATTTCCGAAGCCGGCCAACATGACGCAGGAGCGGGATTTCGCCGAGCAGCATCTCGGCCGGTGGCAGGGCATGAACCGCGCCGCGCTGCTCGCCAGCCAGCCGCCCGGCCGGAGCTGGTTTGCCGACGTCAACGAGCCCGCACCGGGCGGCGAGAGTTTCATGGACCTCTACACGCGGGTCTGCCGCACGATCGTGCGGATCACGGCTGCGGAAGCGGGCCGGAACATCATCGCGGTCGGCCATGGCGGCGTGATCCGTGCCGCGGTCGGCCTTGCGCTCGGCGGCCAGCCGGATCGCGGATTGTCCTTCGACGTCGACAACGTCTCGGTGACGCGGCTCGATCACATCGCGGGTGTCGGCCTGTCGACCTGGCGGCTGCCGATGGTGAACCAGCAGCCCTGGATCGCCGATCCGCGCCACGCCGCGATGCATCAGCCGTCCGGGCCCGAAGTGCGGCCGGCGAGCAAGCTCGCGTGATTGCTGCTATCGCAGCACCGCATCACTGCCTAAGCTAAACGCAGAACTCAAACATCTTACATCAGGGAGAGAACCATGACCTTGTTCGACATGAAGGGAAAAGTCGCCGTCATCACCGGCTCGACGCGCGGCATCGGGCGCGCGATCGCCGAGCGGATGGCCGAGCACGGCGCCAAGGTCGTGATCTCCTCGCGCAAGGCCGACGTCTGCGAGCAGGTGGCGAAGGAGATCAACGACAGCTACGGCAAGGGCACTGCGGTTGCGATCGCGGCCAACATCTCTTCGAAGGAAAACCTGCAAAACCTGGTCGACGAGAGCAACCGCGCCTTCGGCAAGATCGACGTGCTGGTCTGCAACGCGGCGTCCAATCCCTATTATGGCCCGCTCGCCGGCATCTCCGACGATCAATTCAGAAAAATCCTCGAGAACAACATCGTCGCCAACAACTGGCTGATCTCGATGGTGGTGCCGCAGATGATCGAGCGCAAGGACGGCTCCGTCATCATCGTGTCCTCGATCGGCGGCCTCAAGGGCTCGACCATCCTCGGCGCCTACGCGATCTCGAAGGCCGCCGACATGCAGCTCGCGCGCAACCTGGCTTGTGAGTACGGCAAGCACAATATCCGCGTGAACTGCATCGCGCCCGGCCTGATCAAGACCGACTTCGCCAAGGCGCTGTGGGACAATCCGGACAATCTGAAGGCCTCGACCGCGCGCTCGCCGCTGCTGCGCATCGGCGTGCCGGACGAGATCGCGGGCTGCGCGGTGATGATGGGCTCGCGCGCCGGTGACTTCATGACCGGCCAGACCGTGGTGATCGACGGCGGCGCGACGATCAGCTGATCGTCGTTGGTGCGCAGAGCGTGCCACGCATTCATCTCGTCATCACCGGCGAAAGCGGGTGATCCAGTACGCCGAGGCCTCTCGATTCATCACGACCGCCGCGGCGTGCTGGATGCCCCGCTTTCGCGGAGCATGACAGCATTGATGAGGGGAGGCAGCGATCACTCCACTGCTGAGTACACCCCGTTCCTCACCAGCGAGCGGGTGTATTCGCGCTGGCCCGGGCCCTGCATCATGAAGACCGCGATCAGGTCTTCGCGCGGGTCGATCCAGAAGAACGTGCCGGCCATGCCGCTCCAGAAGTACTGGCCGACCGAGCCGGAGAACGCTGCGATGCCCTGCTGCATGCGCACGGCGAAGCCGAGGCCGAAGCTGTGGCCGGGCGACACCAGCGTGCCCTGAACCTTGACGCCGGCGCCGAGGTGATCGGAGGCCATGAATTCGAGCGTCTTGCGGCCGATGATCCTGGTGCCGTCGAGCGAGCCGCCATTGAGCAGCATCTGCGCGAAGCGGGCATAGTCCATCGTGGTCGACACCAGTCCGCCACCGCCGGATTCCATCGCCGGCTTCTCCAGCATGTTGAACAGTTGCACCTTCTCATTGGTCCAGGGATCGTTGCCAAATGCCTCGGCCAGCCGGCCGGCATTGGCTTCGGGCGTGTGGAACGCGGTCTCGTTCATCTGCAACGGCGCGAGGATGCGCTCGGTGAGGAATTCGCCGAGCGTCTTGCCGCTGACGACTTCGATGATGCGGCCGAGGATGTCGGTGGAGCGGCTGTAATTCCATTCGGCGCCCGGTTGGCAGACCAAGGGCATGCTGGCGAGCATGGTGGCGTGCTCTGCATTGGTGATCTTGCGGCTGCGCAGCCGCGACTGCTTGTAGAGCTCCTGCACCGGGCCGTTGCCGGTGTGGTCATAGGTTAAACCCGAGGTGTGGCGCAGCAGATCCTGGATCGTCATCTGCCGCTGCACGGGGACCAGCTCGAGCTTGCCGTCGCGTTCGACGCCGACCTTGGTCTCGGCGAATTCGGGGATGAACTTGGCGACGGGATCGTTGAGCAGGAAGTGGCCGTCCTCGAGCAGCTGCATGATGCCGACCGAGACGATCGGCTTGGTCATCGAGAAGATGCGGAAGACCGTGTCATGCGTCATCGGTGCCGCGGCGGTCGGGCTCTGCCGGCCGATCGCGTCGAACCAGCCGACCTGGCCGCGCCGCGCCACCAGCACGGTGAAGCCGGGCGCAGTTCCCTTGTCGACCTCGCGCTTGAACGTGTCGGACAGCGCCTGTAGCCGCGTGCCCGACAGTCCGATCGATTCGGGTTTGGCCAAGGGCAGGGACGGGGTGGCCGGGCTGGCGGCATGCTTGGTGGCGGTTTGGGCGTTCATGGTCTCTCCCGGGCTCTTGATTCTTGCGGCGAGGTGCCGACGAGGCGTGATGGTGGAAGTCTGACGCAGAAGTTTTGCAATGAACAGAAGCTTCAGCGCTCAGCCCTTGCAAACCGGCCATGCCTTGTGCTTGAAACGGCGCGAACCGGCGGCGACGTCGGTTCCCTGCAGGAGTGTAGCTCAATTGGTAGAGCACCGGTCTCCAAAACCGGGGGTCGCAGGTTCGAGCCCTGCCACTCCTGCCAGCTTTTAAGCCAACAATTTGAATACTTTGGCCGAGGTCCTGGACCCCGGCCATGATCGTTTCCGGCTACTTGACCAGCGGGCAGCCACCGTCCTTGAGCGGCCGGAACGCCTGGTCGCCGGGCACCTCGGCGAGCAGCTTGTAATAATCCCACGGCGCTTTCGATTCTTCGGGCTTCTTGACCTCGAACAGGAACATCGAGTGCACCATGCGGCCGTCCTCGCGCACCACGCCATTGTCGGTGAAGGCGTCGCGCACCGGGGTGGCGCGCATCTTGGCCAGTACCGGCTTGGTCTCCCTGGTGCCGGCGGCCTTGACCGCATTGAGGTAGTGCAGTGTGGCGCTGTAGGTCGCGGCCTGGTTCATCGTCGGCATCCGCTTGGTGCGCTCGAAGAAGCGCTTGCCGAAGGCGCGGGTGCGATCGTTGAGATCCCAATAATACGCCTCGGTGATGATCAGCCCCTGCGCGAGCTTCAGCCCGAGGCTGTGGATGTCGGAAATGAACATCACGATCCCGGCCAGATTCTGCCCGCCTGCGACGATGCCGAATTCGGACGCCTGCTTGATCGCGTTGATGGTGTCGCCGCCGCCATTGGCGAGGCCGACGATCTTGGCCTTCGAGGCCTGCGCCTGCAACAGGAAGGACGAGAAGTCCGGCGTGTTGAGCGGATGCCGCGCGCTGCCGAGCACCTTGCCGCCGGCGGCGCGGACCACGTCACCGGTGTCGCGCTCGATCGAATGGCCGAACACGTAGTCGGCGGTGATGAAGAACCAGGTGTCGCCGCCGTTCTTCACGATCGCGCTGCCGACGGTGTGGGCGTTGCCGTAGGTGTCGTAGGTCCAGTGCAGCGTATAGGGCGAGCAGGACTTGCCGGTGATGTCGGAGCTCGCCGCGTCCGTCACGATCATGATCTTCTCGAACTGCTTCGACATCTCCATGCCGGCGAGCGCGGTCGCCGAGGTCGGCATGTCGATGATCATGTCGACGCCTTCGGCCTCGTACCATTTCCGGGTGATGGTGGCGGCGACGTCGGCCTTGTTGAGGGCATCGGCGGTGACGAGCTCGATCGGCTTGCCGAACATCGAGCCGCCGAACTCCTCGATCGCCATCTTGGTGGCTTCGACGTTGCCGGCGCCGCCGATGTCCGAATAGACCGACTGGAAATCGGTCAGCACGCCGATCTTGAGCGGTGTCTGCTGCGCGAGCGCAGGCCCCGCCAGCACGGCGGCGAAGAGGCCGGCGGCGGACAGACTCGTGGCGATGGATTTCATGGTGATGCGTCCTCCCGGGGTGTTCTTATCGGTTTGTCCGACAAAGTTAGATTTGCCCGGTTCCAGTGTCAATTCTGGCCCGCCAGGTGCGACAATCCAGCCGGTATGGACGCATTTGACGGTTCATCGGCCTTCCTCTAGCTTTGTCCGACAAACAACAATCGGGAGCCCAGGGTGCCCGCCACGCCATTGTTCCGGCGCATCGACGTCGCGCCGGCCTATCAGAAGGTCGCCGACGCGATCGAGCGCGAGATCATCAACGGCCGGATCAAGCCGGGCGAGCCGATCGGCACCGAGCAGCAGCTGGTGGAGCAGTTCGGCGTCAATCGCTCGACGGTGCGCGAAGGCATCCGCGTACTGGAGGAGGGCGGGCTGATCCGCCGCGATTCCAGCCGCCGCCTGCAAGCCTGCCTGCCGCGCTACAACAAGCTCGCCACGCGGCTGTCGCGCGCGCTGATCCTGCATGAGGTGACGTTCCGCGAATTGTTCGAGGCCTCGATGACGCTGGAGATCGCGAGCGTCGAAGGCGCGGTGGAGCGTGCCACCGATGAGAACATCGCCGAGCTCGCCGGCAATCTCGAGCGCAGCGCCAATGTGGTCGGTAATCCCGCCGAGCTCGCCGAGCTCGACGCCGAATTCCACGTGCTGATGGCCAAGGCCTCGCAGAACCGCGTGTTGCAGCTCGCCCGCGAGCCCGCCGCGCAGCTGTTCTTTCCGACCACCGAGATGATCGTCGGCGGCGTGCCGGAGGGCGGCGCGCGCCTCGTCGAGGCGCATGGCCATATGCTCGACGCGATCAGGCGCCGCGACAAGGAAGCCGGCGTGCTGTGGACGCGACGGCACTTGCAGGACTGGCGGCGCGGCTTCGAGAAGATCGCCTCGCTCGATCGTTCGGTCGAGCACACCTACATGGAACACGCCTACGCCGCCCGGCAATAGCGGCGGCGCGGCGAAGGCAGGACAACGACAACAAGCACATTCGGGAGGGACTACATGAGCGAAGACATCGCAGCGACCATCCAGCGCGCCCGTGAGCACAGCATCGGCGATCTGTTGCGCCGGTCGGCGAAGCGCTACCCAAACAAGACCGCGCTGATCTGCGGCGAGGTGGGCTGGACCTTCGCGGAGATGGACGCGATCTGCAACCGGCTGGGCCGCGGGTTGATCGGCCTTGGCGTCGCGAAGGGCGACCGCGTCGCGGTGCTGTCGCGCAATTCGCACGGCTTCGCCGCGCTGCGCTTCGCGGTGGCGCGGATCGGTGCGATCCTGGTGCCGATCAACTTCATGCTCAATCCCGATGAGATCAATTTCATCCTCGCCAATTCAGGCGCCAGGCTGCTCGCGGTCGGCCCTGACTTCGTGGAGACCGCGCATGCCGCGGCGGCCAAGGGCTCGGCGGTCGAGACCCTGATCTGGCTGCCCGGTGAAGATGCCGCGACCGCGCCTGAAGGCATCACGACATTCGACAGTTTGCTGCACAGCGATGCGTCGGCGCCGGACGTGTCGGTGGACAGCCGCGACCCCGCGCAGATCATCTACACCAGCGGCACCGAATCGCTGCCGAAGGGCGCGATCCTCACCCATGAAGCGGTGATGTGGCAGTATGTCAGCTGCATCATCGACGGCGGCATGGCGACCGACGACACCGTGCTGCACGCGCTGCCGCTCTATCACTGCGCGCAGCTCGACGTCTTCCTCGGACCCGCGATCTACCTCGGCGCCACCAGCCTGATCACCGGCAAGCCGGTGCCCGATAACGTCCTGGCGCTGATCGCGACCCACAGGATCAATTCGTTCTTCGCGCCGCCGACGATCTGGATCGCGATGCTGCGCTCGCCGGCGTTCGATCGCACGGACCTGTCGACCCTGCGCAAGGGCTATTACGGCGCCTCGATCATGCCGGTCGAGGTGCTGCTCGAATTGCAGCGCCGGCTGCCGGATGTGCAGTTCTGGAATTTCTACGGCCAGACCGAGATCGCGCCGCTTGCGACCGTGCTCGCGCCGCAGGACCAACTGCCGAAGGCCGGCTCCGCCGGCAAGCCCGCGATCAATGTCGAGACCCGTGTGGTCAAGCCCGACATGACCGACGTCGCGGTGGGGGAGGTCGGCGAGATCGTGCACCGCTCGCCGCACCTGCTGTCCGGTTACTACAACGATCCGGTCAAGACCGCGGCCGCGTTTGCCGGCGGCTGGTTTCACTCCGGCGATCTCGCTGTTGTCGACGCCGACGGCTACTTCACCGTGGTCGATCGCGTGAAGGACATGATCAAGAGCGGCGGCGAGAATGTCGCAAGCCGCGAGGTCGAGGAGATGGTCTACCGGCTGCCGGCGGTGTCGGAGGTCGCGGTGGTCGGGCTGCCCGACCCGCGCTGGATCGAGGCGGTGACCGCGATCGTCGTGGTCAAGGCCGGCGAGAGCCTCGATGCCGATACCGTCATCAAGCATTGCGCGGCGTCGATGGCCCATTTCAAGGTGCCGAAGCGGGTGATCTTCGTGGATGCCCTGCCGAAGAACCCGAGCGGCAAGCTGCTCAAGCGCGAGCTGCGGCAGCGCTATGTCGGCGGCTCGACGTTGGATCAGGCGGTCCAGAACAGCTTTGCCGGGTGATCGACCCGGCCGCGGCGGTGGATGGGCGAGGCCAATCTAGCTCCAGCCGTGCGCCTAAGTGCTTGATTTGAGGGGCTCTGTCCCGGTTCGCCGCAGCTGCGGCCGGGGTGGGGCGCGACGCTGCCGATCTTGACGTTTGGCTCCTCTCGCAGTAGATACCCGGCACTCGCAGCCGGCCCGCTTTGATGGCGGATATCCGGCGCGGCCTAATTCCCCGAACAATCGAGCTCGTTTATCGGCTCAACCTTCCAAACGAGGGCTGGGTCCGCAAGGTCGGCTGTTCGGATTCCTTGAAACGTTGCAATCGTCCGGAGACGGACGCGGATCTCACGATGGCTTTCAGCCCGTTCAAATTCCTGAAGGAAGTACGCTCGGAGACCGCCAAGGTCACCTGGCCGACGCGCCGCGAGACGACCATCACCACCATCATGGTGTTCGTGATGGTGGCGCTGGCCTCGATCTTCTTCTTCGCCGCGGATCAGATCATCCGCTATCTCATCACCCTGATACTGGGCATCCACTGATGAGCACTGGAACTCAATTGATGGACAAGCGCTGGTACATCGTTCACGCCTATTCCAACTTCGAGAAGAAGGTTCAGGAATCGATCCGTGAACAGGCCAAGCAGCGCGGGCTGGAAGATCTGTTCGAGCAGATCCTGGTGCCGACCGAGAAGGTCACCGAGGTGCGCCGCGGCCGCAAGATCGACGCCGAGCGCAAGTTCTTCCCGGGCTATGTGCTGGTGAAGATGAAGCTGACCGACGAGGCGTTCCATCTGATCAAGAACACCCCGAAGGTCACTGGCTTCCTCGGTGCGGAAAACAAGCCGATGCCGATCTCGGAAGCCGAGGCGATGCGGATCCTGCACCAGGTGCAGGAGGGCGTGGAGCGTCCGAAGGCGTCGGTGTCGTTCGAAATCGGCGAGAACGTGCGCGTGGCCGATGGCCCGTTCGCCTCGTTCTCCGGCGTGGTGGAAGAAATCGACGAGGCGCGCTCGCGCGTGAAGGTCGCGGTGTCGATCTTCGGCCGCGCGACCCCGGTGGAACTGGAATTCGGTCAGGTCGAAAAGGTGGTCTGACCGGACGGCGTGAGGTATACGCCTCGCGTCAAGCAAAGGCCGTGGGAGGGAGGAGGCGGTCGCCAGCCCCTTCAACCGAACCACGGAACCTGAAACCGCCGGCATCGCCGGCACAACAGGAGTACTAAATGGCAAAGAAAGTGACCGGATACCTGAAGCTTCAGGTCCCGGCCGGTGCGGCGAATCCCTCGCCCCCGATCGGTCCCGCGCTTGGTCAGCGCGGCCTCAACATCATGGAATTCTGCAAGGCGTTCAACGCCCAGACGCAGAAGGAAGAAAAGAACACGCCGATTCCGGTGGTGATCACGATCTACGCCGATCGTTCGTTCACCTTCGAGATGAAGACCCCCCCGATGTCCTTCTTCCTCAAGCAGGCTGCCAAGATCCAGTCCGGCTCGAAGGCGCCGGGCCGCGACAAGGCCGGCAAGGTGACCAAGGCGCAGGTGCGCGAGATCGCCGAGAAGAAGATGAAGGATCTGAATTGCGACACCATCGAATCGGCCATGAAGATGGTCGAGGGCTCTGCCCGCTCGATGGGTCTGGAAGTTGCGGGGTAACGGGCCATGTCAATCGGAAAGCGTTTGCAGAAGGCCCGCGAGGGTGTCGACCGCGAAAAGCTCTATCCGCTCGCGGATGCCATCAAGATGGTCAAGGAGCGCGCCAAGTCGAAGTTCGACGAGACGATCGAGATCGCAATCAATCTCGGCGTCGACCCGCGTCACGCCGACCAGATGGTCCGCGGCGTCGTCAACCTGCCGAACGGCACCGGCCGCACGCTGCGCGTCGGCGTGTTCGCGCGTGGCGCGAAGGCCGAGGAAGCCAAGGCCGCTGGTGCCGACGTCGTCGGTGCCGAGGACCTGGTCGAGAAGGTGCAGGGCGGTGCGATCGATTTCGATCGCTGTATCGCAACTCCCGACATGATGCCGCTGGTCGGCCGCCTCGGTAAGGTGCTCGGTCCGCGCGGCATGATGCCGAACCCGAAGATCGGCACCGTGACCATGGACGTCACCAACGCCGTGAAGGGTGCCAAGGGCGGTTCGGTCGAGTTCCGCGTCGAGAAGGCCGGCATCGTGCAGGCCGGCATCGGCAAGGCCTCGTTCTCCGAGGACAAGCTGGTCGAGAACGTTAAGGCGCTCGCCGACGCGGTCTCCAAGGCGAAGCCCGCGGGTTCCAAGGGCACCTACATCCAGCGCGTGGCGGTGTCCTCTACCATGGGCCCGGGCGTGAAGGTCGAGCCGGGCACGATCCTCGGCTGAGATCTCTGGCCGTAACGAGATAGAGAGGGCGGGATCGGGCAACCGATTCCGCCCTTTGTTTTGCCAAAGCGTTTTCGAGCGAAGCTACTTCCGTTTCGCATGAAGAAAGCGCGCCAAGACAAGATCTGAAGCCTCTCGCAGGAAACAATAACAATGCCCGATAAGGTTCTGGTCTATTCGCGTTTTCCCAAGGCCCAGCTGATCCGCTTCGGCGAGCGCTTCGAGCTGCTGAACGCCGCTGGCAAGCGGCTGGACGAAGCATTTCCGGCCGCGGAACTCGCGGGTATCCGCGCCATGATCACCGCTGGCGGCACGCCGCTCCGGGGCGACGCGATGGACCTGCTGCCGAAGCTCGGCGCGATCATCTGCTACGGCACCGGCTATGATGGCGTCGATCTCGCTGCGGCCGCCAGGCGCGGGATCGCGGTTGGCCACAGCCCGGGGGCGAATGCGGCGTCGGTTGCCGACACGGCGCTGACCCTGATGCTGGCGTCGGTGCGCCGTCTGCTGGTGGCCGACAATTATGTCCGGAGCGGCGACTGGGCCGGCGCCAAGCCGTCGCCGATGATGCGGCCGCAGGCCGGCATGCTCGGCCGCAAGGTCGGCGTCTACGGCATGGGCGAGATCGGCCGCAAGATCGCAAGCCGCGTCGCCGGCTTCGAGACCGAGGTCGGCTATTTCAGCCGCTCGAGGCACGACGTGCCCTACCAGTATTTTCCGACCCTTGAGGCGCTCAGCGACTGGTGCAGCGTGCTGATGGTCGCCGTGCGCGCCGGTGCGGAGACCGAGCGCGTGGTCAATGCCGACATCCTGCGCCGGCTCGGCAGCGACGGCATTGTCGTCAACATCTCGCGCGGCTCCGTCATCGACGAGGCGGCGCTGGTCGCGGCGCTGACCGATGGGACCATCGCCGGCGCCGGCCTCGACGTGTTCGCCAGGGAGCCTCATGCGCCGGATGCGCTGACCGCGTTGCCGAACGTGGTGCTGTCGCCGCATCTCGGCGGCCATACCCTGGAATCGCATGTCGCGATGCAGGACTGCGTGCTGGCCAATCTCGACGCGTTCTTTGCCGGCCGGCCGTTGCCCTATGCGGTCAAGGGCGCCTGAGAGGCCGACCTCGAAGGCATGACCAAGTTCCGCACACCTCTGTCGGAACTGGTCCAATATTTGCTCTTGGCAAGCCGGGCAGGACCGGCTACATAGCGCCTTCCGGGCGTGCTGGCACTTGCTGGCATGTCCGTGCTCGCATTCCGAAAACCTGAGATGATAGGAGATCATTCCTTTCCGCATGCCGCAAGGATGCTCGAAAGGAAGGAGACCCGTCGCCTCTGATGGAGTGAGAGCAGGGGCCTTCAGCGTGCTGAAGTGCCTTGATCCTGTCCAAGACTGCAGGCGCCCGCGAGAACTTCGTGTTTTCAACGGCTTAATCGCATGGCCTGCATAGACGGGTGAAGACCGGATTTTGCACTTCAGGTCGCGGCATGGTCGCGGCTGGAAGGCTGGTTTGGTTCGAACCTCGACAGCCCATGGCCGCAAGGCTCTGGGAGGGCAGGCTACTAGATGTCGTCTTGCCCGGCATGTCCGAAGGGTCTTAGCGCCCCTGCGGATCAGGTTTAGGGCGGGACGATGGGTGCAACCCGGCGGTCCTGCCTTCGCGGAAAGGCCGCCAACCGGAAAGAGCTTGCTGTGGAACGAGCGGCAAAAAAGGAGTCGGTCGAACAACTTAACGGGGTCTTCAAGGCCACGTCGGTTGCGATCGTTGCTCACTATTCCGGCCTCACCGTGGCCCAGATGCAGAAGCTGCGCATGCAGATGAAGCAGGCGGGCGCGTCGGTGAAGGTCTCGAAGAACCGTCTCGCCAAAATTGCTCTTGAAGGCACTGACGTCGCTGCCATCGGCTCCCTGCTGAAGGGGCCGACCGTGATCGCTACTTCGGACGATCCGGTTGCGGCGCCAAAGGTTGCCGTCGAATTCGCCAAGGCGAACGAGAAGTTCGTCATCCTTGGCGGCTCGATGGGTAAAACCGTCCTGAATGTCGACAGCGTGAAGGCGCTCGCCTCACTGCCGTCGCTCGACGAACTGCGCGGCAAGATCGTTGGCCTCATCGTGGCGCCGGCGACCAAGCTTGCTCAGCTCTCGAACGCGCCCGCGGCCAAGCTCGCGCGCGTCATCCAGGCTCATGCCTCAAAGGGCGAAGCGGCCTGACCCTTCGCTAATCTCAAACCTGGTTCGAACCAAACGTTTAAGGAAACAGATCAATGGCTGACTTGCAGAAAATCGTCGACGACCTCTCGAGCCTCACCGTGCTCGAAGCCGCCGAACTCGCCAAGCTCCTCGAAGAAAAGTGGGGCGTCTCCGCCGCTGCCGCCGTTGCGGTGGCCGGCCCGGCTGCTGGCGGCGGTGCCGCTGCTCCGGCTGAAGAGAAGACCGACTTCACCGTCGTGCTGGCTGCCGCCGGCGACAAGAAGATCGAGGTCATCAAGGAAGTCCGCGCCATCACCGGCCTGGGCCTGAAGGAAGCCAAGGACCTCGTCGAAGGTGCTCCGAAGCCGGTCAAGGAAGGCGTCAACAAGGACGAAGCCGACAAGATCAAGGCTCAGCTTGAGAAGGCTGGCGCCAAGGTCGAGCTCAAGTAATGCGCGATCCGGGAGCGCCGCAGGGCGCTCCCGGGCCATGCAAACGGCGTGCGACAGGTTGTCGCGTGGCGCGTCGGACACAAGAAAGTGTGGGGATCCGTGGACTTAACCCTCGAATCTCCATTATTGCCTACCCATATGGGATTGGCAGCGGAAAAACACGGTCGGTGGCGGGGACGGCAGGGTCCTCGGGCTAGGCCGTTGGGAGACAGTCAGATTTCGGGCTTTTTCAGTCCGTGAAGCGGAGCGTTTGGACGAGCGGGTGCAGTGATGCGCCCCGCGCGTCGTTTTGCGTTTTGAAGGCAATGGAAGCCGGGACTGGGATTTAATTCCTGAGCGCTGGCTTCGTTCCTTCGGGACGATTCGAAATTCAACCCGGGGCCGATGGCAGTCGCGTCCCGGAAGGTTCGCCAGACAAAGGCGACGAAAATGAGAGGCCACGATGGCGCAGCAGACATTCACCGGTCGCAAACGCGTACGCAAGTTTTTCGGTCACATCAAGGAAGTCGCCGAGATGCCGA
Coding sequences within:
- a CDS encoding acyl-CoA synthetase; translation: MSEDIAATIQRAREHSIGDLLRRSAKRYPNKTALICGEVGWTFAEMDAICNRLGRGLIGLGVAKGDRVAVLSRNSHGFAALRFAVARIGAILVPINFMLNPDEINFILANSGARLLAVGPDFVETAHAAAAKGSAVETLIWLPGEDAATAPEGITTFDSLLHSDASAPDVSVDSRDPAQIIYTSGTESLPKGAILTHEAVMWQYVSCIIDGGMATDDTVLHALPLYHCAQLDVFLGPAIYLGATSLITGKPVPDNVLALIATHRINSFFAPPTIWIAMLRSPAFDRTDLSTLRKGYYGASIMPVEVLLELQRRLPDVQFWNFYGQTEIAPLATVLAPQDQLPKAGSAGKPAINVETRVVKPDMTDVAVGEVGEIVHRSPHLLSGYYNDPVKTAAAFAGGWFHSGDLAVVDADGYFTVVDRVKDMIKSGGENVASREVEEMVYRLPAVSEVAVVGLPDPRWIEAVTAIVVVKAGESLDADTVIKHCAASMAHFKVPKRVIFVDALPKNPSGKLLKRELRQRYVGGSTLDQAVQNSFAG
- the secE gene encoding preprotein translocase subunit SecE, with the protein product MAFSPFKFLKEVRSETAKVTWPTRRETTITTIMVFVMVALASIFFFAADQIIRYLITLILGIH
- the nusG gene encoding transcription termination/antitermination protein NusG, whose product is MDKRWYIVHAYSNFEKKVQESIREQAKQRGLEDLFEQILVPTEKVTEVRRGRKIDAERKFFPGYVLVKMKLTDEAFHLIKNTPKVTGFLGAENKPMPISEAEAMRILHQVQEGVERPKASVSFEIGENVRVADGPFASFSGVVEEIDEARSRVKVAVSIFGRATPVELEFGQVEKVV
- the rplK gene encoding 50S ribosomal protein L11 yields the protein MAKKVTGYLKLQVPAGAANPSPPIGPALGQRGLNIMEFCKAFNAQTQKEEKNTPIPVVITIYADRSFTFEMKTPPMSFFLKQAAKIQSGSKAPGRDKAGKVTKAQVREIAEKKMKDLNCDTIESAMKMVEGSARSMGLEVAG
- the rplA gene encoding 50S ribosomal protein L1 → MSIGKRLQKAREGVDREKLYPLADAIKMVKERAKSKFDETIEIAINLGVDPRHADQMVRGVVNLPNGTGRTLRVGVFARGAKAEEAKAAGADVVGAEDLVEKVQGGAIDFDRCIATPDMMPLVGRLGKVLGPRGMMPNPKIGTVTMDVTNAVKGAKGGSVEFRVEKAGIVQAGIGKASFSEDKLVENVKALADAVSKAKPAGSKGTYIQRVAVSSTMGPGVKVEPGTILG
- a CDS encoding 2-hydroxyacid dehydrogenase; translation: MPDKVLVYSRFPKAQLIRFGERFELLNAAGKRLDEAFPAAELAGIRAMITAGGTPLRGDAMDLLPKLGAIICYGTGYDGVDLAAAARRGIAVGHSPGANAASVADTALTLMLASVRRLLVADNYVRSGDWAGAKPSPMMRPQAGMLGRKVGVYGMGEIGRKIASRVAGFETEVGYFSRSRHDVPYQYFPTLEALSDWCSVLMVAVRAGAETERVVNADILRRLGSDGIVVNISRGSVIDEAALVAALTDGTIAGAGLDVFAREPHAPDALTALPNVVLSPHLGGHTLESHVAMQDCVLANLDAFFAGRPLPYAVKGA
- the rplJ gene encoding 50S ribosomal protein L10, with translation MERAAKKESVEQLNGVFKATSVAIVAHYSGLTVAQMQKLRMQMKQAGASVKVSKNRLAKIALEGTDVAAIGSLLKGPTVIATSDDPVAAPKVAVEFAKANEKFVILGGSMGKTVLNVDSVKALASLPSLDELRGKIVGLIVAPATKLAQLSNAPAAKLARVIQAHASKGEAA
- the rplL gene encoding 50S ribosomal protein L7/L12, which gives rise to MADLQKIVDDLSSLTVLEAAELAKLLEEKWGVSAAAAVAVAGPAAGGGAAAPAEEKTDFTVVLAAAGDKKIEVIKEVRAITGLGLKEAKDLVEGAPKPVKEGVNKDEADKIKAQLEKAGAKVELK